From Pedobacter cryoconitis, one genomic window encodes:
- a CDS encoding cob(I)yrinic acid a,c-diamide adenosyltransferase — protein MKIYTKTGDKGETSLIGGTRVPKFHLRIECYGTVDELNSYVGLIQCQDIDIHAKQILKEIQDRLFTIGASLAADPEKSRMKIPDLNLTDITLLEAEMDKMNEILPELKHFVLPGGNTVVSYCHIARCICRRAERLTVNLAMDSFVDDKVTIYLNRLSDYLFVLARKLAFDSKTDESIWLPRL, from the coding sequence ATGAAGATATATACCAAGACCGGCGATAAGGGGGAAACTTCTTTAATCGGTGGGACACGTGTCCCAAAATTCCATCTGCGTATTGAATGTTATGGTACTGTAGATGAGCTTAATTCTTACGTTGGTTTAATCCAGTGTCAGGATATTGATATTCATGCTAAACAGATACTAAAGGAAATACAGGATCGTTTATTCACCATTGGCGCCTCCCTTGCGGCAGATCCTGAAAAGTCAAGAATGAAAATCCCTGATTTGAATTTAACGGATATTACGCTGCTGGAAGCGGAAATGGACAAGATGAATGAAATTCTGCCGGAACTCAAACATTTTGTGCTGCCAGGTGGGAATACTGTGGTTTCTTATTGTCATATTGCACGTTGTATATGCAGAAGGGCAGAGCGGTTAACTGTAAATCTGGCTATGGATAGCTTTGTTGACGATAAGGTCACGATCTATCTGAACAGATTAAGCGATTATCTGTTTGTGCTGGCAAGGAAGCTTGCTTTTGATAGTAAAACAGATGAAAGTATCTGGTTACCAAGGTTATAA
- a CDS encoding DUF2795 domain-containing protein yields MYWTLELASHLEDAPWPATKDELIDYGIRSGAPVEVIENLQALEDDGEPYETIEEIWPDYPTKDDFFFNEDEY; encoded by the coding sequence ATGTATTGGACATTAGAATTAGCATCGCATTTGGAAGACGCTCCATGGCCTGCAACAAAAGACGAACTTATTGATTACGGTATCAGATCAGGCGCACCTGTAGAGGTTATTGAAAACCTGCAAGCATTAGAAGATGACGGTGAGCCGTATGAAACTATTGAAGAAATATGGCCGGATTATCCGACTAAAGATGATTTCTTCTTTAATGAAGACGAATATTAG